The stretch of DNA GCCCCGTCCGCGATCACCCGGCACTCGGCCACGTTGCGTCGGGCGGCGAGCGTCGGGACGGCGGGGCTCAGCGTTGCAGGCCATGGCTGATGCTCGAGGTGTTGATGGAGCTGTTCGCTGCCGTGGCTGATCCACTGGTGGTAAGTCATGTGGTTAGAGAGGCTGGTGGGAGTCGGGGTGTGGTGGGCGGCGGCTCCACTGGCGCTCATGGCGAAGCTgatggtcgagctggtgctgctgGTGTTGTTACCGGCGCTGCCATTACTAGCTGCCGTGGCGAGTCTGATGGTAACAGCGGGCTGCTGGGACGGCgcccgcggcggcggtggcgaggcgCTCTTCTTGAGCTTCTTGTGGGTGAGCAGGGTGCGGATCCTGGACGCCAGCGGCGAgtccggcggcgaggaggcggcggcgggggcggcggtggcgaagtTGGTCCGCGTGTTGGAGCCCCGGAGGAGGCATGCGGCCTCGTCGTAGgcgcgcgcggcctcctcggcggtcTCGAAGGTGCCGAGCCACACCCGTATCTTGTGCGTGGTGTCCTTGATCTCCGCCACCCACCTCCCCGACGGCCGCTGTCTCACCCCGACGAACTTGCACTTGCTGCTACCCctccccttcgccgccgccgccgccgccttgcccaccGCCGCCTCGTACTggcattgctgctgctgctgctgctgctgctggaactgGAGCTCCATTGATTAATATAATTATCTCTCTCTCGAGCTGGTGTAGTCTGGTCTGAACTTTGGGTGGAGGAGGCTGTGCATGAATTTAAGGGAGGGGAGGCGCTGGGGCGAGGTCGTGGAGGGCTTGTCATGGCGCGCATGTCTGTAATGGCGAGATCTTTGTTAGTGGGGTAGCGGGAGGCTGAGTTTTCTAGGGGCGCTAGACGGCAAATCCCGTAGGTTATCTCGATGTTTGATGTGGTCGTACGTCGTGGCTGGCATGTTTGTCCTCTCCCCAGGTTGACGACAGCGCCCTTTGTTTTCAGGCCGGGCGACGCGCGCTACGTGTCCATCCGGGCTTCGATCGCGCGCCATGTCCTCGCCGAGGAAGGGGCGACCGACGGATTATTAAGGACGACGAGCGACGTGGggcggatgaagaagaagatgtgacgaggaggaggagggagggagggagggggtcaCGTTTTCCGTCGAATTGATTCATTATTTCTTGTGTGTTAGAGCCCGCGCACTACTTCTGAGTAGTGATGACCAACGAGTTTTGTTTATTGATGCTTCTTTTGGGGACGCCATTTGTCAGGTGTGTTGATGATTGGCAGTTGCAATCAGTTGCAGTCTTCGCCGTGCTCAAATATGAATTTGGCTGGTCATTGTCATGTATATACAAAATTCAACATGCATCTGCCCG from Triticum dicoccoides isolate Atlit2015 ecotype Zavitan chromosome 6A, WEW_v2.0, whole genome shotgun sequence encodes:
- the LOC119316841 gene encoding ethylene-responsive transcription factor ERN1-like translates to MELQFQQQQQQQQQCQYEAAVGKAAAAAAKGRGSSKCKFVGVRQRPSGRWVAEIKDTTHKIRVWLGTFETAEEAARAYDEAACLLRGSNTRTNFATAAPAAASSPPDSPLASRIRTLLTHKKLKKSASPPPPRAPSQQPAVTIRLATAASNGSAGNNTSSTSSTISFAMSASGAAAHHTPTPTSLSNHMTYHQWISHGSEQLHQHLEHQPWPATLSPAVPTLAARRNVAECRVIADGARPEKQDQDSASPGAAMSGVVQQEQDDGFDIGNDPCDSLWDLPPICQLSCLAGLSSCTRG